The sequence GTCGGGTGCTGGAGCTGGGTGGCGGTGGGCCGCCCGACGGGCGCACCTGGTCGATGGCGCTGATCGGCGGACCGATGGGGCGTGTGCTGCCCGCGCATCGGTTCGACACGCCGCTCTCCTACGAGGCCCTGCCCGGTCTGGGGCACGCGGGCATCGTCGTGCTCGACCAATCGGTGCGCCCACGCGATCTGGCGGAGCATCTCTTTGCTTTTGCCCGGGCGGAATCCTGCGGGAGCTGCACGCCTTGCCGAGTCGGAACCGCGCGGCTCGCCGGCATCCGCGAGCGCGAGACGCTGGAGCGGCTGCTCACCACCATGGAGATCGGAAGTCTGTGCGGCTTCGGCCAGAGCGTCCCACGGCCGATCCGAGACCTGATCGAGCATTACGGCGACGAGGTGCTCCCATGATCCAGGTCGACGGCAAGCAGGTCGCCCCCGATGGCTCGCTGCTCCACGCCTGTCGCGAGGCCGGGGTGCCCGTGGCTGCCTTTTGCTACGACGAACGCCTCTCGACCGGCGGCCACTGCCGCTCCTGCATGGTCGAGGTCGACGGCCGCCTCGTCGCAGCCTGCACGACCGCGGCCCGCGCCGGCAGCGTGGTGGTCACGGACAGCCCACGGTTGGCTGCCTATCGCCGCGATCTCGGCGAGCTGATGCTTGCCGAGTCGTCCCCGCGTGGGCCAGTCGCCGAGACCCTGGCGCGGTGGGGCGCCGACGGCAGCCGCTACGGTCGAGCCGGAGGCAGCCCGACCGTCGACGACTCGCATCCGTATCTTCGCATCGCGCTCGACCAGTGCATCCTCTGCCGCCGCTGCATCCGTGCATGCGATGAGATCCAGGGCCAGTTCGTGTACGCGGTCGCGGGACGAGGCGCGACGTCACGCCTGTCGTGGGGTGTCGGCGCCTTCGCCGAGTCTCCCTGCGTCTCGTGCGGCGCCTGCGTCGATACCTGCCCCACCGGCGCGTTGAGCGACGTGGACCGGCAGAGCCAGGTCCCAAAGACCTCGACCGTGCGCACCACCTGTGGTTATTGCGGCGTTGGCTGCCAGCTCGAGGTGCAGGCATCGAATGACCGGGTCGCGAGGATTCGCGGCGCCCGGGCTGCCGTGAACCGGGGACACCTGTGCGTGAAGGGGCGCTACGCGCACGGATTCTCTCGGCATCGCGACCGCCTCACGCAGCCTCTGGTGCGCCGAGGGGGTCGCCTGGAGCCGGCGAGCTGGGCCGAGGCGATCGCCGCCGTGGTGGCGGGGCTGGAGAAATGCCGCGGCGCGGTCGCCGGACTTTCTTCCTCTCGCGCCACCAACGAAGAGAACTATCTCTTTCAGAAGTGGCTTCGGGCCGGGCTCGGCACTCACGACGTGGACTGCTGCGCACGAGTCTGTCACGCGCCATCGGCCGCCGGGATGCGCGCGGCGTTCGGCACCGGAGCGGCGACCAACAGCCTCGAGGACATCGAGCGCGCCGACCTGCTCATGGTCGTCGGCGCCAATCCGACCGAGGCTCACCCCGTGGCCGGGACGCGGGTGCGTCAGGCCGCGCTCCGGGGGGCTTCGTTGATCGTGATCGATCCACGCCGCACCGAGCTGGCGGAGATCGCGGATCTCCACCTGGCGCCACGCCCGGGCACCAACGTGCCGCTCCTCAACGCGATCGCCTGCGCGCTGGTCGAAGGGGGCTTGGTCGACCGCGACTTCATGGCCGCTCGAGCCGAGGGCTGGGAAGAGTTCCAGCCCTTCATCCTTCGCCAGCCCCCCGAGGGCGCCGAGTCGGTGACCGGCGTTCCGGCCGCGGCGATTCGCGAGGCCGCGCATCGATACGGCAAGGCCGAGCGGCCGATGATGCTCCACGGGCTGGGCGTGACCGAGCACTTCCAGGGCAGCGAGGCGGTCATGCTGCTCTGCAATCTGGCGCTGCTGCGGGGCGCGGTCGGACGCCCAGGGACCGGCGTCAATCCGCTGCGGGGGCAGAACAATGTTCAGGGCGCTGCGGACATGGGCTGCCAGCCCGACCTTCTGACCGGGTACCAGGATCCCAACGATCCCGAAGTGCGGAAGCGCTTCGAAGCCGCATGGGGGCGACCCCTTCCCCGCCGCCCCGGCCGTGTGCTCCATCAGATGTACGAGGCGATCGGCACGGGCGAGATCCGGGCGATGCTGGTCTTCGGGGAAGACGTGATCCAATCGGATCCCGACACGAAAGACGTCCGGCGGCGACTCGAAGCTCTGGATTTCCTGATGGTCCAGGAGCTCTATGTCTCGGAGACCGCATCGCTCGCCCACGTGGTGCTCCCGGGCTCGAGTTTCCTGGAGAAAGACGGCACGTTCACGAATGGAGAGCGCCGCATCCAGAGAGTGCGGCGAGCGATCGCGCCACCCGGGCAGGCGCGCGCGGATTGGGAGATCCTGATCGAGCTGATGGCGGCGACCGGCTATTCGCAGTCGTTCCGGAGCCCCGCCGACATCATGGAAGAGATCGCCAAGGTCGCCCCCGCGTTCGCCGGTGTGAGCTACCCGCGGCTGGAGGGCGATGGACTGCAGTGGCCCGTGCCTTCCGCCGACCACCCCGGCACGACGTTCCTCCATGGCGAGAGCTTCCCGCGCGGCCGCGGTCGGCTATCACGGGTCGAATACGTCCCTACGCCGGAGCACGGAACCCCTCTCACGCTCGTGACCGGCCGTGTGCTGGAGCACTACAACACCGGCAGCATGACCCGCCGCACGCCGAACCAGGTCCTGGTGCCGGAAGATGCGCTGGAGATCCATCCGCGCGACGCCCGGTCCCGCGACATCTCGAACGGCCAGCGCGTGCGCATCGCCAGCGCCCATGGGGAAGCGCTCGTCCATGCACACGTCACCGACCGAGTTCCCGAAGGCACCGTGTTCCTCTCGTTTCACTTCCCCGATACGGGCGCCAACCGGCTGACCGGACCGGTCCGGGATCGGATCACCGGGTGCCCGCAATACAAGGTGACGGCGGTGGAGGTGAGCGCCGTCTAGAACGCCCGCGCTTTGGGGCGTACCGTGTCCCGCCTGCGCGCGACTCACTCTTCGCGCAGCGCATCCACCGGGTTCATCCAGGCCGCTCGGCGCGCCGGCGCGACCCCCGCGGCAAGCCCTACGAACAGCGCCATGGCAACCGCCGACACCACCATCCACGGCTGGATCGACACCTCGATCCCGGGAATCACCGCGGCGAGAAGCGCGGCGAAGCCGAAGCCGACCGTCAATCCGGCGATTCCACCGGCCACGGCCGTCACTCCGGCCTCGAAGAGATACCACGCGAGGATCTGCTGACGGCGAGCGCCGAGCGCCTTGATCAGGCCGATCTCTCCCGCGCGTTCCTGCACCACGATCCACATGATGGTGAGAATCCCGATCGCGCCCACGAGGAGGCTGATCCCCGCGATCGCGGTCACGACGCCGGTCACCACGGCCAGGATGCGGTTCACGGTGCCCTGTGCCTCTTGCTGCGTGGTGATCGTGAAGTCTTCCTCACCGTTATGGCGCTCGATCAAGAGCGCCCGCGACCGTTCGGCCACCGGCTGGATGTCGTCGTGCGTGGCAGCCAGCAGGTCGATCTCGTCCACCTCGGGACGGTTGAGCAATCGCATGGCGTCAGCGACCGGGATGAAGGCCGCGTCGTCGAGATCGAATCCCAGGTACTGTCCCTTGGATTCCATCACGCCGATGACCCGGAACCGCGAGGAGCCGATGCGCACCGCGGCGCCGAGCGGGTTGCCGTCCTCGAACAGCTCGCGCTTGAGTCGCGCTCCCAGCACCACGACCGCCGAGGCGCGATCGAAGTCCATCTCCGGAAGGAAGCGCCCGGTGGCGACGCGCCACGACCACACCTTCTCGGCTTCGGCGGAGACCCCGAAGATGTACACATCGCGGCCGCGGCCGCCGTACCTCACCCGCGCCGAGCCGAAGGCTTCCGGGACCACGCCCGTCACACCCGGGATGCGCCGCAAGGCGCGGGCATCGTCCAGCGTGAGCTTGCGCCGGCTGGCCAGGGTGCCGGGAATGCCTCCGGTCTCGAGCTTGCCGGGGTTGATGGCGATCAGCGTGGTCCCGAACTGGCTCATCTGCTTCTCGATGAACTGTCGCGTCCCCTCGCCGATCGACGCGAGCAGCACGACGGCCGCCACGCCCACGGCGATCGCGAGAGCGGTGAGTCCGTAACGGAGGCGGTGCGAGCCCACCGCTTCGCGAGTGAGCGAGAGCAGATCGGCGACGGTCACGGTCTCCTCACCGCTTGCCGCGCAGCCCGTCCACCGGGCTCAGCCGGGCCGCACGCCGCGCCGGCAGCAAGCCGAACACGGCGCCCTCCAGGATCGCCAGCACGACCACGACAGCGACCCAGCCCAGGTCGGGACGCAGGGGGAAGTCCGGGAACACACCGGCTCCGATCGCCACGGCGATCACCCCCAGGACCACTCCCATCAGCGCCCCGGCGCTCGAGACGATCACGGCGTCGGAGAGGAACACCGAGAGGATCTGCCGCCGTCTCGCGCCCAGCGCCTTGAGCAGCCCGACTTCGGGGGCGCGCTCCGACACCGAGACCAGCATGACGTTCATGATGCCGATGCCCGCGACCGCCAGGGAGATCGCGGCGATTCCGGCCAGCGACACGGTGAGTGCGTCGATCACCGACTGAAACGTCTTGAGCATGGCCGCCTGCGTGATCAGCGTGAAGTCCTCGAGACCGTCGTGGCGGTCGATCAGAACTCGCGTCACCTGACGGATGAGCACGGGCACATCCTCGGCGGTGTTCGCCTGGGTGAAGATGCGAAACAGGCTCGTCTGGTCGAACATGCGCATGCCGATCGCCACCGGCACCATCACCATGTCGTCCACGTTGAGGCCGAGGTTCGCTCCCTGCGGCTCGAGAGCTCCGATCACCCGAAAGCGCGTCTTCCCGATGCGCACGGCCTGGCCGATCGGGTTTTCCCCGGCGAATACCTCCCGCTGGACGTTGGCGCCGATCACCGCGACCGGACCGCCGATCCGGGGATCACCGGGAGGCAGGAACTGCCCGACCCGCAGCTCCAGGTTGCGGATCGTCCGGAACTCGGAGGTGGTCCCCACCACGCGCACGTCCCGATGACGGCCGCCCCAGACGAACCGCGCGGTTCCCATCGAGAGCGGCGCCGCGCGCCGCACCGCAGGCGCGCGCCTGAGGAGACTCTCGACGTCCTCGATCGTGAGATCGCGGGTGGCGCCCCCGAATGTCGGGAATCCGCTGGTTTCGACCTTCCCCGGCAGGACGATCACCAGGTTCGTGCCGAGCCCCGCGAACTGGTTGACGACGTAGGCCTTGGCCGCCGTTCCGAGCGAGGTGAGGATGACCACCGCGGCCACACCGATCGCGATCCCGCCCAGCGTGAGCGCCGTGCGAACTCGATGACGGCCCTGTGCCTCCAGGCTCAGCTCGAACAGATCCCGAAGTCTCATGCACGGGCTCCGGCCAGCGCTTCGTCTCCGACGATGCGCCCGTCGCGCATCCGCAGGATCCGCCGCGCCTGAGCGGCGACGCTCGGATCGTGGGTGACGAGAACGATGCTCAACCCGCGGCCATTCAGATCCTTGAGCAATGCGACGATCTCGCCGCCCGAGGCGGTGTCGAGGTTCCCCGTGGGCTCGTCGGCGAGCAGGATGTCCGGCTCCATCACGATCGCGCGCGCGATGGCGACTCGCTGGCGCTCGCCACCGGAGAGCTGATCGGGGCGGTGCGTCGCCCGCGCCGCCAGGCCGACCGACTCGAGCGCGGCGGTGGCCCGCCGCCGCCGCTCGGCCGGAGCGACTCCCGCGAAGATCATCGGCAGCTCCACGTTGCGCAGCGCCGTCATGCGCGCGACCAAGTGAAAGGTCTGGAAGATGAAGCTGATTCGTCGCTGGCGAACGTCGGCGAGCTGATCCTCCGACAGCCGCTCGACCGGCTCCCCATCGAGCAAGTAACGTCCTGCACTGGGCGAGTCGAGACATCCGAGCACGTTCAGCATCGTGGACTTCCCCGAGCCCGACGGCCCCATGATGGCCATGAACTCGCCGCGCTGAACCGCTAGCGAGACATGATCCAGCGCGCGCACCTCGCTTTCGCCCATCCGATAGACGCGCGAGACATCCTCGAGCACGATGATCGGGCCGTTGTGATCACCCGCCCGCTCGGTCACGGGATCTCCTTCCGCCGGCCCGGCGACGGTTCCGGGAATGCCTTCGCAGGATCACGACCCGCCGGCATCCGACGCGGCGCGCGGCTTGACCCGAGCCCCTGCCTTCACACCCTGCTTGTCGATGCTCGTGATGACGGTCTCGCCGCCACGCAGGCCCCGGCGGACCTCGGTCCATTCCCAGTTGCGAAGGCCGGTCTCGATGTCGCGGGCCACGGCCTTGCCGCGCTCGATCACCAGCACGCGCCTGGCCTCGAGGATCGCGAACGTCGGGACCCGCAGGACATCCTTGCGCTTGTCGAGCACGATGACCACGTCCGCCGACGTTCCCGGCCGCGGCGTCGGCTTTCCGGGGTCGGCCATCATGTTCACCTCGACTTCGAGCGTGCGGTTCTGCTCGAGCTTGTCGTTGACCACCGGAAACACGCGGCTCACGGTTCCCTGCCACTCCTCACCGCGATAGGGATCCAGCTTGACGCGCGCCGCCTGTCCGACCTGAAGCCTGCCGATATCCACCTCGTCGATCGCGGCGCTCACGTACAGCTCTTCGAGCGAGACAATTTCGACGACCGGCTGGCCGGGGATCAACGATTCCCCGATCTCGACGAGGCGCTGCGCGACCACGCCCGCGTAAGGCGCGCGCACCTTCAAGTGATCCAGGTCGTCGCGTGCCACCCGCACGCCGGCCTGCGCGCGCGCGACGGCGGCCTCGGCCGCGGCGAGCGCCGCGCGGGTCTCCTCGAAGCGGCTGCGAGCCTGGTCCATTTCGCCGTCGGCGATCAGCTTCTGCCGGTGCAGCTCCCGGGATCGTTCGAACTGCACGCGAGCCAGGTCGAAGGCAGCTCGCGCGGAGGCCAATGAGGCTCTCTGGACGTCGAGATCCCGGCGCGCCAGGTCGAGGCGGGACGCCGAAGTCGAGGGGTCGAGCAGGGCGAGCACGTCGCCCGCCTTCACACCATCGCCCTCCCGCCGCGGAAGATCGACGACCCTGCCGGCTCGGTCAGCTCCGACCCGCGACCGCCTTCGGGCTTTGAGCGTGCCCGCCTCGCTGTTGGTGACCGCATCCTCGACGTCGCCGCGCCCGACGCGCGCGGTCTCGACCTCGATCGCGCGAGGCTGGCACACCGTGAGCTGGAGCAGAACGATGATCACGACCGCAGTGGCCACGATCCATGCGACATGGCGCCAGCGTTTCATGAAGGCATCTTACGTGGAGCGGGCTGGGAATTCCCCGCGCCGCTGTCGCACTGGGCCCAACGCGGTCGCGCACGCATATGGCGGGCGCGGAGCATCCCACAAGCGCCGCGATCGTGCACGCGACCCGCGGAGGCAAGAACTCTCAACGGTCTTGGATCACGTCATTCGTTGTGCGGTCCTCGCCGTCGTGGTGCCGAACGGCACGTACACCGGGCACCACCGGAAGGCCGCAGTCGCGAGCGGCACCACGCCCAGCGCACCCCACCAGGAGTTGAAGTACACGCCGATGCCGATGATGGCCAGTCCGACCACCGCGCGAAAAGCGCGATCGATCCCGCCCACATTGGGCTTCATCGATTTCACCTCCCTTCTTGCGCGTCACCGCGCGCGCCGCGGAGTGCAGCAGAAGGCATGCCCTTCGTCGCCCAAGCGGAACTCGTTGGGTCTCTCGGCAGGATGGAGCATGACCGGCATGCTGCCGCTGCCAAGGTGTCAGGCGTGCTTGCCGAGTTGGCAGGTCGCCGGCGTACCGGTCCGTCGTGGACCTGCACGAACGCCTCGAAGAGGGACGCGGTCTGAACGAACGGGGGTGCGGGCGCTTGCAGGCCCCCGAGATGAACCGAATCCAGTCCGGGACGGGCGCGTCTAAAGGGGCGATTCGGTAGCCGGTGGAAGTGCGAACCCAGGATGTTCAGCAGCCGTCCGCTCGTCGAGCAGGCGGCGCTTTTCGTTTGTGGTCGTGAGCCGTTGGCCCGAAGTCCGACGAAGGATCGGACAGCCGCCGTCGGTTGACGGCAATCGGGCCTCGAAGGCCCAAGCAAGAGGAGTTCAGATGTATCGCGGTACCGTGAAGTGGTTCAACGAGGCCAAGGGTTTCGGCTTCATCGCGCAGGAGAGCGGGGACGACGTGTTCGTCCACTTTTCGGCGATTCAAAGCCAGGGATTCAAGAGCCTCGCCGATGGCGATCAGGTGGAGTTCGACGTCACGAAGGGCCCGAAGGGCCTCTCAGCGACGAACGTCCGCAAGATCTGACCGGCGACCGCACGCAACCAGGCGGCTCGGATCCACGGAGGATCCGGGCCGTCTCGGCTTTTCTGGCACGCCCTCTGCGATCGAGTCGAAGTCGTCGGTCCACTTCGCAGAGGAGGGTCCCATGGGCGCCCCGCAGGTTCATCTCATGCTCAATCACCTGCCGGTGCTCGGAGTGTTGTTCTCCGCACTCGTGCTCGGCATCGGTCTTCTCACTCGCAACACCGCGATCTCGCGCCTTGCGATCGCAACGCTCCTGGCTGCGGCATTGGCCGGCATTCCGGTATTCCTGAGCGGAGAGCCCGCCGAGGAGGCCATCGAGCACTCCGCCGGCGTCTCGGAGCGCGTGATCGAGGTGCACGAGAACGCGGCCCGAGTGGCGATCATCGCCCTCGAGATCCTCGGCCTCGCCGCGCTGGCCGGTCTCGCCCTTTATCGCCGCTCCGATGTGAGCCGCGGCTTCGCTTCGATCCTGCTGGTCGCCACGCTGGCACTCAGTGGCTGGATGGCATGGACCGCACACCTGGGCGGACAGATCCGCCACGAGGAGCTGCGGGGCGGAACCGTCGCGAGTCAGCAGGCCCCGGATGCCGAGGCCGGCGAAGAGCAGGAGGACGACTGAATCGGTGTCGATGACGGGCGGACGCCCTCGTGACACGAGAGCCTGAGGAAGTCCATGACAGCCTGGCAGTACTCGCCTGCGGGCGCCGTACATCCGCAACGGCTGACCCATCGCCCAATCCCCTGCACCATGGGCAGATTGCTCCTTCGCGATCTCTGCG comes from Candidatus Eisenbacteria bacterium and encodes:
- a CDS encoding ABC transporter permease, with translation MRLRDLFELSLEAQGRHRVRTALTLGGIAIGVAAVVILTSLGTAAKAYVVNQFAGLGTNLVIVLPGKVETSGFPTFGGATRDLTIEDVESLLRRAPAVRRAAPLSMGTARFVWGGRHRDVRVVGTTSEFRTIRNLELRVGQFLPPGDPRIGGPVAVIGANVQREVFAGENPIGQAVRIGKTRFRVIGALEPQGANLGLNVDDMVMVPVAIGMRMFDQTSLFRIFTQANTAEDVPVLIRQVTRVLIDRHDGLEDFTLITQAAMLKTFQSVIDALTVSLAGIAAISLAVAGIGIMNVMLVSVSERAPEVGLLKALGARRRQILSVFLSDAVIVSSAGALMGVVLGVIAVAIGAGVFPDFPLRPDLGWVAVVVVLAILEGAVFGLLPARRAARLSPVDGLRGKR
- a CDS encoding ABC transporter ATP-binding protein, which encodes MTERAGDHNGPIIVLEDVSRVYRMGESEVRALDHVSLAVQRGEFMAIMGPSGSGKSTMLNVLGCLDSPSAGRYLLDGEPVERLSEDQLADVRQRRISFIFQTFHLVARMTALRNVELPMIFAGVAPAERRRRATAALESVGLAARATHRPDQLSGGERQRVAIARAIVMEPDILLADEPTGNLDTASGGEIVALLKDLNGRGLSIVLVTHDPSVAAQARRILRMRDGRIVGDEALAGARA
- a CDS encoding efflux RND transporter periplasmic adaptor subunit, whose product is MKRWRHVAWIVATAVVIIVLLQLTVCQPRAIEVETARVGRGDVEDAVTNSEAGTLKARRRSRVGADRAGRVVDLPRREGDGVKAGDVLALLDPSTSASRLDLARRDLDVQRASLASARAAFDLARVQFERSRELHRQKLIADGEMDQARSRFEETRAALAAAEAAVARAQAGVRVARDDLDHLKVRAPYAGVVAQRLVEIGESLIPGQPVVEIVSLEELYVSAAIDEVDIGRLQVGQAARVKLDPYRGEEWQGTVSRVFPVVNDKLEQNRTLEVEVNMMADPGKPTPRPGTSADVVIVLDKRKDVLRVPTFAILEARRVLVIERGKAVARDIETGLRNWEWTEVRRGLRGGETVITSIDKQGVKAGARVKPRAASDAGGS
- a CDS encoding ABC transporter permease, translated to MTVADLLSLTREAVGSHRLRYGLTALAIAVGVAAVVLLASIGEGTRQFIEKQMSQFGTTLIAINPGKLETGGIPGTLASRRKLTLDDARALRRIPGVTGVVPEAFGSARVRYGGRGRDVYIFGVSAEAEKVWSWRVATGRFLPEMDFDRASAVVVLGARLKRELFEDGNPLGAAVRIGSSRFRVIGVMESKGQYLGFDLDDAAFIPVADAMRLLNRPEVDEIDLLAATHDDIQPVAERSRALLIERHNGEEDFTITTQQEAQGTVNRILAVVTGVVTAIAGISLLVGAIGILTIMWIVVQERAGEIGLIKALGARRQQILAWYLFEAGVTAVAGGIAGLTVGFGFAALLAAVIPGIEVSIQPWMVVSAVAMALFVGLAAGVAPARRAAWMNPVDALREE
- a CDS encoding DUF2892 domain-containing protein, coding for MKPNVGGIDRAFRAVVGLAIIGIGVYFNSWWGALGVVPLATAAFRWCPVYVPFGTTTARTAQRMT
- the fdhF gene encoding formate dehydrogenase subunit alpha, yielding MIQVDGKQVAPDGSLLHACREAGVPVAAFCYDERLSTGGHCRSCMVEVDGRLVAACTTAARAGSVVVTDSPRLAAYRRDLGELMLAESSPRGPVAETLARWGADGSRYGRAGGSPTVDDSHPYLRIALDQCILCRRCIRACDEIQGQFVYAVAGRGATSRLSWGVGAFAESPCVSCGACVDTCPTGALSDVDRQSQVPKTSTVRTTCGYCGVGCQLEVQASNDRVARIRGARAAVNRGHLCVKGRYAHGFSRHRDRLTQPLVRRGGRLEPASWAEAIAAVVAGLEKCRGAVAGLSSSRATNEENYLFQKWLRAGLGTHDVDCCARVCHAPSAAGMRAAFGTGAATNSLEDIERADLLMVVGANPTEAHPVAGTRVRQAALRGASLIVIDPRRTELAEIADLHLAPRPGTNVPLLNAIACALVEGGLVDRDFMAARAEGWEEFQPFILRQPPEGAESVTGVPAAAIREAAHRYGKAERPMMLHGLGVTEHFQGSEAVMLLCNLALLRGAVGRPGTGVNPLRGQNNVQGAADMGCQPDLLTGYQDPNDPEVRKRFEAAWGRPLPRRPGRVLHQMYEAIGTGEIRAMLVFGEDVIQSDPDTKDVRRRLEALDFLMVQELYVSETASLAHVVLPGSSFLEKDGTFTNGERRIQRVRRAIAPPGQARADWEILIELMAATGYSQSFRSPADIMEEIAKVAPAFAGVSYPRLEGDGLQWPVPSADHPGTTFLHGESFPRGRGRLSRVEYVPTPEHGTPLTLVTGRVLEHYNTGSMTRRTPNQVLVPEDALEIHPRDARSRDISNGQRVRIASAHGEALVHAHVTDRVPEGTVFLSFHFPDTGANRLTGPVRDRITGCPQYKVTAVEVSAV
- a CDS encoding cold shock domain-containing protein; this translates as MYRGTVKWFNEAKGFGFIAQESGDDVFVHFSAIQSQGFKSLADGDQVEFDVTKGPKGLSATNVRKI